One stretch of Enterobacter sp. RHBSTW-00994 DNA includes these proteins:
- the fliM gene encoding flagellar motor switch protein FliM: MGDSILSQAEIDALLNGDSDKSDDPQPGLGGDSDIRPYDPNTQRRVVRERLQALEIINERFARQFRMGLFNLLRRSPDITVGAIRIQPYHEFARNLPVPTNLNLIHLKPLRGTGLFVFSPSLVFIAVDNLFGGDGRFPTKVEGREFTHTEQRVINRMLKLALESYSDAWKAINPLEVEYVRSEMQVKFTNITTSPNDIVVNTPFHVEIGNLTGEFNICLPFSMIEPLRELLVNPPLENSRNEDQNWRENLVRQVQHSQLELVASFADISLRLSQILKLQPGDVLPIEKPDRIIAHVDGVPVLTSQYGTVNGQYALRVEHLINPILNSLNEEQPK; encoded by the coding sequence ATGGGCGACAGTATTCTTTCTCAGGCAGAAATCGACGCGCTGCTCAACGGCGATAGCGATAAAAGTGATGACCCGCAACCGGGGCTCGGTGGCGATAGCGATATTCGTCCCTATGACCCGAATACACAGCGGCGCGTGGTGCGTGAGCGTCTTCAGGCACTGGAGATCATCAACGAACGTTTTGCACGACAGTTCCGTATGGGGCTGTTCAACCTGTTGCGTCGTAGCCCGGACATTACCGTCGGTGCGATCCGCATTCAGCCGTATCATGAGTTCGCCCGCAACTTGCCGGTGCCAACCAACCTTAACCTGATTCATCTGAAGCCTCTGCGCGGAACCGGGCTGTTCGTGTTTTCTCCGAGTCTGGTTTTCATCGCAGTAGATAACCTGTTCGGCGGTGATGGTCGCTTCCCGACGAAAGTCGAAGGACGTGAATTTACCCACACTGAGCAGCGTGTCATCAACCGCATGCTGAAACTGGCGCTGGAATCTTATAGCGACGCATGGAAAGCGATTAACCCGCTGGAAGTGGAATATGTCCGTTCTGAGATGCAGGTGAAATTCACCAATATCACCACCTCTCCGAACGACATCGTCGTGAACACGCCATTCCATGTGGAAATCGGTAACCTGACCGGTGAGTTTAATATTTGTCTGCCATTCAGCATGATTGAACCGTTGCGCGAGCTGCTGGTGAACCCACCGCTGGAAAACTCCCGTAATGAAGATCAGAACTGGCGTGAAAATCTGGTGCGTCAGGTGCAGCATTCACAACTCGAGCTCGTGGCGAGCTTCGCTGATATCTCATTGCGGTTATCACAGATCCTGAAATTACAACCCGGTGATGTTCTGCCGATAGAAAAACCCGACCGCATTATTGCCCATGTGGATGGTGTCCCCGTACTGACAAGTCAGTACGGCACAGTAAACGGCCAGTATGCGTTACGCGTTGAGCACTTGATCAACCCGATATTGAATTCGCTGAATGAGGAACAGCCCAAATGA
- the fliN gene encoding flagellar motor switch protein FliN codes for MSDINNPSDENSGALDDLWADALNEQKTTPAKSAADAVFQQLGGGDVSGTLQDIDLIMDIPVKLTVELGRTRMTIKELLRLTQGSVVALDGLAGEPLDILINGYLIAQGEVVVVADKYGVRITDIITPSERMRRLSR; via the coding sequence ATGAGTGACATTAACAATCCGTCCGATGAAAACAGCGGAGCACTGGACGATCTGTGGGCTGACGCGTTAAACGAGCAAAAAACGACACCCGCTAAAAGTGCAGCAGATGCTGTCTTCCAGCAGTTGGGCGGTGGTGACGTTAGCGGGACGCTTCAGGATATCGACCTGATCATGGATATCCCGGTCAAACTGACCGTGGAACTGGGCCGTACCCGCATGACCATTAAAGAACTGCTGCGCCTGACGCAGGGTTCTGTGGTAGCGCTTGACGGCCTGGCCGGTGAACCACTGGATATTCTGATCAACGGTTATCTGATTGCTCAGGGTGAAGTTGTGGTCGTGGCCGATAAATATGGCGTGCGCATCACCGACATCATCACGCCGTCTGAACGTATGCGTCGTCTGAGCCGTTAA
- the fliO gene encoding flagellar biosynthetic protein FliO: protein MKTEATVSHPSAVPDSPLLQVSGALFGIIAFILIAAWLAKRFGLAGKTATARGLKVSASTSLGPRERVVIVDVEDARLVLGVTASQINVLHKLPPAPVSGETDAEKPADFQSVMKSLLKRSGRS, encoded by the coding sequence ATGAAAACGGAGGCAACAGTATCGCACCCTTCCGCCGTCCCGGATTCACCGCTACTCCAGGTGAGCGGCGCACTGTTCGGTATTATTGCCTTTATTCTCATCGCCGCCTGGCTGGCAAAGCGCTTTGGCCTGGCGGGGAAAACGGCCACTGCTCGCGGCCTGAAAGTCAGTGCCAGCACATCGCTTGGGCCACGTGAACGTGTGGTGATTGTTGATGTTGAAGATGCACGACTGGTGTTGGGCGTGACCGCATCACAGATCAATGTCTTGCATAAACTGCCTCCGGCGCCTGTCTCTGGCGAAACGGATGCAGAGAAACCTGCGGATTTTCAGTCCGTCATGAAGAGTTTGCTTAAGCGTTCCGGGAGATCCTGA
- the fliP gene encoding flagellar type III secretion system pore protein FliP (The bacterial flagellar biogenesis protein FliP forms a type III secretion system (T3SS)-type pore required for flagellar assembly.), whose protein sequence is MRRLLSLTLAGVGLFAPAVYAQLPGLVSTPLAGGGQSWSLPIQTLVFITSLTFIPAILLMMTSFTRIIIVFGLLRNALGTPSAPPNQVLLGLALFLTFFIMSPVIDKIYTDAYQPFSEDKISMQVALEKGAQPLREFMLRQTREADLALFARLANAGPIQGPEAVPMRILLPAYVTSELKTAFQIGFTIFIPFLIIDLVIASVLMALGMMMVPPATIALPFKIMLFVLVDGWQLLVSSLAQSFYS, encoded by the coding sequence ATGCGCCGTTTGTTGTCCCTTACGCTTGCAGGCGTTGGTCTGTTTGCTCCCGCCGTCTATGCACAACTGCCAGGTTTAGTCTCAACTCCCCTTGCCGGTGGCGGGCAGAGCTGGTCACTTCCGATACAGACTCTGGTGTTTATCACGTCGTTGACGTTTATTCCGGCAATCTTGCTGATGATGACCAGCTTCACGCGCATCATCATCGTATTCGGTTTGCTGCGAAATGCGCTCGGTACACCTTCCGCGCCACCTAACCAGGTTCTGCTGGGACTTGCACTGTTCCTGACCTTTTTCATTATGTCGCCGGTGATTGATAAGATTTATACCGACGCCTATCAGCCATTTAGCGAAGATAAGATTTCCATGCAGGTTGCACTGGAAAAAGGTGCTCAGCCTCTGCGCGAGTTCATGCTGCGTCAAACGCGTGAAGCGGATTTAGCCCTCTTTGCCCGTCTGGCCAATGCGGGCCCGATTCAGGGGCCGGAAGCTGTGCCAATGCGTATTTTGCTGCCAGCCTATGTCACCAGCGAGCTGAAAACGGCATTCCAGATTGGATTTACTATTTTTATTCCATTTCTGATTATCGACCTGGTTATCGCCAGTGTCCTGATGGCCCTCGGGATGATGATGGTTCCACCTGCAACCATTGCGCTGCCATTTAAGATTATGCTCTTCGTTCTGGTTGATGGCTGGCAGTTGCTGGTCAGTTCGCTGGCGCAAAGTTTCTACAGTTAA
- the fliQ gene encoding flagellar biosynthesis protein FliQ translates to MTPESVMMMGTEAMKVAIAVAAPLLLVALVTGLIISILQAATQINEMTLSFIPKIIAVFVAIIVAGPWMLNLLLDYMRNLFTNLPYIIG, encoded by the coding sequence ATGACACCAGAATCGGTCATGATGATGGGCACGGAGGCGATGAAAGTAGCTATCGCTGTTGCCGCGCCCCTGTTGCTTGTTGCCCTGGTTACCGGTCTGATTATCAGTATTCTTCAGGCCGCCACGCAGATTAACGAAATGACACTGTCCTTTATCCCAAAAATCATCGCCGTATTCGTGGCGATTATTGTTGCCGGACCGTGGATGCTGAATTTGTTGCTGGACTATATGCGCAATCTGTTTACCAACTTGCCGTACATCATCGGCTGA
- the rcsA gene encoding transcriptional regulator RcsA, giving the protein MSTIIMDLCSYTRLGLTGYLASRGVKKRDINDVHTVDELSAACEEHKPGVVFINEDCFIHDPANSQHIKQIINQHPKTLFIVFMAIANIHFDEYLLVRKNLLISSKSIKPESLDDILGDYLNKEVENVGAVNLPTLSLSRTESSMLRMWMDGQGTIQISDQMNIKAKTVSSHKGNIKRKIKTHNKQVIYHVVRLTDNVTNGIFVNMR; this is encoded by the coding sequence ATGTCAACGATCATTATGGATTTATGCAGTTACACCCGGCTAGGGTTAACCGGGTATCTGGCAAGCAGAGGGGTAAAAAAGAGAGACATCAACGATGTACACACCGTTGACGAACTCTCAGCCGCTTGTGAAGAACACAAGCCTGGCGTGGTGTTTATTAATGAGGACTGTTTCATTCACGATCCAGCCAACAGTCAGCACATTAAGCAAATCATTAATCAGCATCCTAAAACTCTGTTTATTGTTTTTATGGCTATTGCAAATATTCATTTCGATGAATATTTGTTAGTTCGTAAAAATTTATTGATCAGCTCCAAATCGATTAAACCAGAGTCGCTGGATGACATTCTGGGCGATTATTTGAATAAAGAAGTAGAGAATGTAGGAGCGGTTAACTTACCCACCCTATCATTAAGCAGAACTGAATCAAGTATGTTGCGAATGTGGATGGATGGGCAAGGGACGATTCAGATCTCGGACCAAATGAATATCAAAGCAAAAACTGTTTCGTCACATAAAGGAAATATTAAAAGGAAAATTAAAACGCATAATAAGCAAGTGATCTACCACGTCGTCCGCCTGACAGATAATGTGACGAATGGTATTTTCGTTAACATGCGTTAG
- the dsrB gene encoding protein DsrB, with protein MKVNDRVTVKTDGGPRRPGVVLAIEQFNEGTMYLVSLEDYPLGIWFFNEAGHPDGIFVETAE; from the coding sequence ATGAAGGTCAACGATCGGGTAACCGTCAAAACGGACGGTGGGCCGCGCCGCCCTGGCGTGGTGCTGGCGATAGAGCAGTTTAATGAAGGCACAATGTACCTGGTATCGCTGGAAGACTACCCGCTTGGTATTTGGTTCTTTAACGAAGCAGGACATCCCGACGGGATCTTTGTTGAAACCGCAGAATAG
- the yodD gene encoding YodD family peroxide/acid resistance protein: MKSGKESSNVGVNVDALLAAINEISESEVRRTEDDPTRVIVNGRDYHTYRELAEAFELDIHDFSVTEINR, encoded by the coding sequence ATGAAGAGTGGTAAAGAGAGCAGTAACGTCGGCGTAAATGTCGATGCCCTACTTGCAGCAATCAATGAAATCAGTGAAAGCGAGGTTCGCCGTACGGAAGACGACCCCACGAGGGTGATTGTCAATGGAAGGGATTACCATACCTACCGCGAGCTGGCCGAGGCGTTTGAACTCGACATTCACGACTTTAGCGTGACTGAAATAAACCGCTGA
- a CDS encoding mannosyl-3-phosphoglycerate phosphatase-related protein: MLSLQDSLLIFTDLDGTLLDVHTYDWQPAAAWLDTLLDHQIPVVLCSSKTAEEIIDIQQDLGLEGLPFIAENGAVVQADIRWDASYTAPRLILGVPHNEIRHVVEHLRQHQGYRFTTFDDVDEHTVSQWTGLNRSRSGLARKHEASVTLIWRDSDENMVHFEEALVRQGLKFVQGARFWHILDARCGKDWAVKWVIEQYRQLDGIALTTIGLGDGPNDAPLLDSVDYAVIVKGINRHGVHLLDDRPARVYHTQLPGPAGWREGLDHFFS, from the coding sequence ATGCTTTCACTCCAGGATTCGCTGTTGATTTTCACCGATCTTGATGGAACGCTACTGGATGTGCATACCTACGACTGGCAGCCTGCGGCAGCCTGGCTGGACACGCTGCTGGATCACCAAATCCCGGTGGTTCTTTGCAGCAGTAAGACCGCTGAAGAGATTATTGATATTCAGCAAGATCTCGGTCTGGAAGGGCTACCGTTTATTGCTGAAAATGGGGCAGTCGTTCAGGCGGATATTCGCTGGGACGCATCCTACACCGCACCGCGACTTATACTGGGTGTACCACATAACGAAATTCGCCATGTGGTTGAACACCTCCGTCAACATCAAGGTTATCGATTCACCACTTTCGACGACGTTGATGAGCATACTGTCAGCCAGTGGACGGGCCTTAATCGTTCCCGATCAGGGCTGGCCCGCAAGCACGAAGCTTCCGTAACGCTGATCTGGCGCGATAGCGATGAGAACATGGTGCATTTTGAAGAGGCCCTTGTCAGGCAGGGTTTGAAATTCGTTCAAGGCGCACGCTTCTGGCACATTCTGGATGCCCGATGTGGCAAGGACTGGGCGGTTAAATGGGTCATTGAACAATACCGGCAACTCGACGGTATAGCCCTCACGACCATTGGCCTCGGTGATGGCCCTAACGATGCACCTCTGCTGGACAGCGTTGATTACGCCGTCATTGTGAAAGGGATAAACCGCCACGGTGTTCACCTTCTGGATGATCGCCCCGCGAGGGTTTATCACACTCAGCTACCCGGCCCTGCGGGTTGGCGTGAAGGGCTTGATCATTTCTTCTCGTGA
- the dgcQ gene encoding cellulose biosynthesis regulator diguanylate cyclase DgcQ produces MQRDTYVVKRSFLQWLQKQSNPGRIVNLCFLVVLIFSTLLTWREVVVLEDAYISSQRNHLENVANALDRQLQFNVDKLLFFRHSMRDALQTPLAFGVLHDAVFRFKTVRNTPFWQLAVDKDRTLPINGVSDAFVEKTTLLSRDDERVNNELSAALELGYLLRLASSSPQREERVFYISRAGFYLSTDTTSQTVDIVSRYYRFVTQPWFTQQSERENRSRAIRWFVSPPTAYTGNAPVITASVPIYYDHYWYGVVAMDFALTTMKRFLMDAMDDHTEGEYQLYDSRLNMIASSEPSVRHINRFDEREMAQVAHAIESDTQGEIRMGTRFVTWERLDHFDGVVLRIHTLHEGVRGDFGSISIALALLWALFTAMLLISWLVIRRMVSNMYTLQHSLQWQAWHDPLTRLNNRDALFERAKILAVQCQEKSLPLAVIQIDLDHFKSINDRFGHQAGDKVLSHAAGLIASGLRSNDVAGRVGGEEFCVVLPGITLEAAAGIAERIRARINSKEILVKKSTTIRVSASLGVSGSQEKGHYDFEQLQSIADARLYQAKQSGRNQVVWHDHEKK; encoded by the coding sequence GTGCAGCGTGATACCTATGTTGTAAAACGATCCTTTCTGCAGTGGCTGCAAAAGCAAAGCAATCCAGGGCGGATTGTGAATCTCTGTTTTCTTGTGGTCTTGATCTTCTCCACGCTATTGACCTGGCGTGAAGTTGTGGTGCTGGAAGATGCTTATATATCCAGCCAACGTAACCATCTGGAAAATGTTGCCAACGCACTGGACAGGCAACTGCAGTTTAATGTTGATAAATTGCTTTTTTTCCGTCACAGCATGCGTGATGCCCTGCAAACACCCCTTGCCTTTGGCGTACTGCATGATGCCGTCTTTCGCTTTAAAACGGTACGTAACACGCCATTCTGGCAACTTGCTGTCGATAAAGACCGTACACTTCCGATAAACGGCGTCTCAGATGCTTTTGTCGAAAAAACAACGTTGTTGTCTCGTGATGACGAACGGGTGAACAACGAGCTTTCTGCGGCACTTGAGTTAGGCTATTTGCTCCGTCTGGCCTCTTCGTCACCGCAAAGGGAAGAGCGGGTTTTTTATATTTCGCGTGCTGGTTTTTATCTTTCTACGGACACGACATCTCAAACCGTTGATATCGTCTCGCGTTACTACCGGTTCGTCACTCAGCCCTGGTTTACGCAACAATCAGAGCGGGAAAATCGTTCACGTGCGATACGGTGGTTTGTCTCTCCGCCGACAGCGTACACGGGCAATGCCCCGGTAATTACTGCAAGCGTACCAATCTATTATGACCACTACTGGTATGGCGTTGTCGCAATGGATTTTGCCTTAACGACCATGAAGCGCTTCCTGATGGACGCAATGGATGATCATACGGAAGGCGAGTATCAGCTTTACGACAGCAGGCTCAATATGATTGCCTCTTCTGAACCTTCTGTCCGTCATATTAATCGCTTTGATGAACGTGAAATGGCACAGGTAGCGCATGCTATTGAGAGCGATACCCAGGGCGAAATTCGCATGGGAACGCGTTTTGTAACCTGGGAACGGCTCGACCATTTTGATGGTGTCGTTCTGCGCATCCACACCCTGCATGAGGGCGTGCGCGGTGATTTTGGGAGTATCAGCATCGCGCTGGCATTACTTTGGGCGCTGTTCACCGCCATGCTGCTGATCTCCTGGCTGGTCATCCGCCGAATGGTGAGCAATATGTATACCCTTCAGCATTCGCTTCAGTGGCAGGCATGGCATGATCCACTGACGCGTCTGAATAACCGAGATGCATTGTTTGAGCGCGCTAAAATACTGGCGGTGCAGTGTCAGGAGAAGTCACTGCCGCTGGCGGTGATTCAGATAGATCTGGACCATTTTAAGAGCATTAACGATCGCTTTGGCCATCAGGCCGGAGACAAGGTGCTTTCACATGCCGCAGGGTTAATTGCCAGCGGATTACGCAGTAATGATGTGGCGGGGCGAGTGGGTGGGGAAGAGTTCTGTGTTGTGCTTCCAGGCATCACGCTTGAGGCCGCCGCCGGGATTGCAGAGCGCATTCGCGCACGCATTAACAGCAAAGAGATTCTGGTGAAAAAGAGCACGACAATACGCGTCAGTGCCTCGCTGGGGGTGAGTGGCTCGCAAGAGAAAGGTCATTATGACTTTGAACAGCTGCAGTCTATCGCTGATGCACGTCTGTATCAGGCCAAGCAATCTGGACGCAACCAGGTGGTATGGCACGATCACGAGAAGAAATGA
- a CDS encoding DUF2158 domain-containing protein, whose amino-acid sequence MVFLVSDEVKPKKGGPRMIVTGYSSGMVECRWYDGYGIKREAFREDELKPGDGRQKCDKA is encoded by the coding sequence ATGGTCTTTTTGGTCAGTGATGAAGTTAAGCCTAAGAAGGGCGGTCCTCGCATGATTGTCACCGGATATTCCAGTGGTATGGTGGAATGCCGGTGGTACGATGGTTATGGCATCAAGCGAGAAGCGTTTCGTGAAGACGAACTCAAGCCGGGGGATGGACGGCAAAAGTGCGACAAGGCTTAA
- a CDS encoding DUF808 domain-containing protein has protein sequence MAGSSLLTLLDDIATLLDDISVMGKLAAKKTAGVLGDDLSLNAQQVSGVRANRELPVVWGVAKGSFLNKVILVPLALLISAFIPWAITPLLMVGGAFLCFEGVEKVLHTLASRKEKETPEARQQRLEALAAQDPKTFERDKIKGAIRTDFILSAEIVAITLGIVSESPLLNQVLILSGIAILVTVGVYGLVGIIVKLDDIGYWLADKSSKVAKAIGGGLLVLAPWLMKSLSVIGTLAMFLVGGGIVVHGIAPLHHAIEHFATSQGALMAAILPTLLNLVLGFIVGGVVVMAVKVVGKIRGTSH, from the coding sequence TTGGCAGGAAGTAGCTTGTTAACATTGCTGGATGATATTGCCACCTTGCTGGATGATATTTCGGTCATGGGAAAACTGGCGGCCAAAAAAACCGCGGGTGTGTTGGGTGATGATTTGTCGCTTAATGCGCAGCAGGTCAGCGGTGTTCGCGCAAACCGGGAATTACCGGTTGTGTGGGGAGTGGCAAAGGGATCGTTCCTCAATAAAGTGATCCTGGTCCCGCTGGCATTGCTGATCAGTGCGTTCATTCCCTGGGCGATTACGCCTTTGCTGATGGTTGGGGGTGCGTTTCTGTGCTTTGAAGGCGTGGAAAAAGTACTGCATACCCTGGCCTCCCGCAAAGAAAAAGAAACGCCCGAGGCGCGTCAGCAGCGACTGGAGGCACTTGCAGCACAAGATCCAAAAACGTTTGAACGCGATAAGATCAAAGGAGCCATTCGCACCGACTTTATTCTGTCAGCAGAAATCGTCGCGATCACACTGGGCATTGTCTCTGAGTCGCCGTTGCTGAATCAGGTGCTGATTCTGTCCGGCATTGCGATTCTGGTTACCGTGGGCGTGTATGGTCTGGTGGGGATCATCGTCAAACTGGATGATATCGGCTACTGGCTGGCGGATAAATCCAGTAAGGTGGCGAAAGCGATTGGTGGAGGACTGCTGGTCCTTGCTCCCTGGTTGATGAAGAGTTTGTCCGTTATCGGGACGCTGGCGATGTTTCTCGTCGGAGGGGGGATTGTGGTACATGGTATTGCGCCACTTCACCATGCGATTGAACATTTCGCAACGTCCCAGGGGGCGTTGATGGCGGCAATCCTGCCGACGCTGCTCAATCTGGTTCTTGGGTTTATCGTTGGCGGCGTCGTCGTCATGGCGGTTAAGGTTGTCGGAAAGATCCGCGGAACGTCGCACTAA
- the yedA gene encoding drug/metabolite exporter YedA, giving the protein MRFRHLLPLIGALFSLYIIWGSTYFVIRIGVESWPPLMMAGIRFLSAGILLLAFLLLRGHKLPPLRPLLNAALIGLLLLAVGNGFVTVAEHQNVPSGIAAVVVATVPLFTLCFSRLFGIRTRKLEWLGIGIGLAGIILLNSGGNLSGNPWGALLILIGSMSWAFGSVYGSRIELPSGMMAGAIEMLAAGIVLLTASMLTGEKLTAMPDLSGFLAVGYLALFGSIIAINAYMFLIRSVSPAVATSYAYVNPVVAVLLGTGFGGETLSTVEWLALGVIILAVVLVTLGKYLLPAKPVVTPC; this is encoded by the coding sequence ATGCGTTTCCGGCACTTATTACCACTCATTGGAGCGCTTTTTTCGCTCTATATCATCTGGGGTTCGACCTATTTCGTCATTCGTATCGGTGTGGAAAGCTGGCCACCGCTAATGATGGCTGGCATTCGTTTTCTCTCTGCTGGCATTCTGCTGTTGGCTTTTCTACTGTTACGTGGGCATAAACTTCCCCCGTTACGACCGTTACTCAATGCCGCATTGATTGGTTTGCTGTTATTAGCTGTCGGGAATGGCTTTGTCACCGTAGCGGAACATCAAAATGTGCCATCAGGCATCGCGGCGGTTGTTGTGGCCACCGTTCCGCTGTTTACGCTCTGTTTTAGCCGCCTCTTTGGCATCCGTACCCGTAAACTGGAATGGCTGGGCATCGGAATTGGACTGGCCGGGATTATTCTGCTTAACAGCGGCGGCAATTTGAGCGGCAATCCCTGGGGGGCGTTATTGATTTTGATTGGCTCGATGAGCTGGGCGTTCGGCTCGGTGTATGGCTCACGTATCGAGTTGCCCTCCGGCATGATGGCCGGTGCAATCGAGATGCTGGCTGCGGGTATTGTACTGCTTACGGCCTCCATGCTGACCGGCGAGAAGTTAACGGCGATGCCGGACTTATCCGGTTTCCTGGCGGTGGGATATCTGGCCTTGTTTGGTTCGATCATCGCCATTAACGCCTATATGTTCCTGATCCGCAGTGTGTCACCTGCCGTCGCGACCAGTTATGCCTATGTTAACCCTGTTGTTGCGGTATTACTGGGAACAGGTTTTGGCGGAGAAACGTTATCAACCGTCGAATGGCTGGCTCTTGGGGTGATCATTCTTGCAGTTGTGCTCGTGACACTGGGCAAATATTTACTGCCCGCTAAACCCGTGGTGACACCTTGTTAG
- a CDS encoding very short patch repair endonuclease encodes MTDVHNKATRSKNMRAIGTRDTEIEKRLARGLSQAGFAFRVQDATLPGRPDFVIDEYQCIIFTHGCFWHHHHCYLFKVPATRTEFWLDKIGKNVARDARDIAALVAQGWRVLVVWECALRGKMKLDDVALIDRLEEWICDGGQAAQIDTQGIHMVKVSLPNKVSPRV; translated from the coding sequence ATGACGGATGTGCACAATAAGGCTACGCGCAGTAAAAACATGCGTGCGATAGGCACGCGTGATACCGAGATTGAAAAGCGCCTTGCCAGAGGGCTTTCACAGGCAGGTTTTGCATTCCGGGTGCAGGATGCGACGCTTCCCGGCCGTCCTGATTTTGTCATCGACGAGTACCAGTGCATTATTTTCACCCACGGTTGTTTCTGGCATCACCATCATTGCTATTTGTTTAAGGTTCCTGCCACGCGAACCGAATTCTGGCTGGATAAAATTGGCAAAAACGTTGCGCGAGATGCGCGGGACATTGCCGCACTTGTTGCGCAGGGATGGCGGGTTCTGGTCGTCTGGGAGTGTGCACTACGCGGCAAAATGAAGCTGGATGATGTTGCGTTAATCGACCGACTGGAAGAGTGGATCTGCGACGGCGGACAAGCCGCGCAGATCGATACTCAGGGCATTCACATGGTTAAGGTTTCTCTGCCTAACAAGGTGTCACCACGGGTTTAG